In Streptomyces pluripotens, the genomic window GGTGCCCAAGGCCGGCTCGGGCTTCGATCTGGCCGTCGCTTGTGCGGTGCTCGGCGCCGCAGCGCGGATCGATCCCCGGGTCCTCGCCGACATCGTCATGATCGGGGAGCTCGGTCTGGACGGCCGGGTGCGGCCGGTGCGGGGCATCCTGCCCGCGGTGCTGGCCGCCGCTGAGGCAGGCTACGAGCAGGTGGTCGTACCTGAGTGCGCTGCCGCCGAGGCCTCGCTGGTCCCAGGCGTCTCCGTGCTCGGGGTCCGCAGCCTGAGGCAGTTGGTCGCGGTGCTGGCCGACGAGCCCGTCCCGGAGGAGGAACCGGTCGGACAGGGCCGCGTGGACCCCCTCCTGGCCGGTCTGCGCATGCCGGGCACGGGTGCTTCGACCGGCGTGCACCACGTCGGCGAGGCACAACACGACCATGAGCACGACCTGGCGGACGTCGTGGGCCAGACTTCTGCCCGCACCGCCGTGGAGGTGGCCGCCGCCGGCGGGCACCACCTGTTCCTGGAGGGGCCGCCCGGCGCGGGCAAGACCATGCTCGCCGAACGTCTGCCCGCCGTCCTTCCCCCGCTCACCAGAGAGGAGTCACTGGAGGTCACGGCGGTGCACTCGGTGGCCGGTCTGCTGCCGCCCGGCAAACCGCTCATCGACGTCGCTCCGTACTGCGCCCCACACCACTCAGCCACCATGCAGTCACTGGTCGGTGGCGGCCCCGGCGTCGCACGTCCGGGTGCGGTGTCCCTCGCCCATCGGGGCGTGCTGTTCCTGGACGAGGCACCCGAGTTCCGGAGCCGGAGCCTCGATGCCCTGCGCCAGCCCCTGGAATCGGGACACGTCGTGATCGCACGCAGCGCGGGAGTGGTCCGATTCCCGGCGCGCTTCCTGATGGTGCTCGCGGCCAATCCTTGTCCGTGCGGGCGATTTTCGATGCGCGACTCCCCGTGTGAATGCCCGCCGTCGGCGATCCGCCGGTACCAGGCGCGGCTCTCCGGCCCGTTGCTGGACCGGGTGGACCTGCGTGTCGAGGTCGATCCGGTCACCCGGGCCCAGCTCACCGAACCCGGTGCCCGGGGCGAGTCCACCGCGACCGTGGCAGACCGGGTGCGGCGGGCTCGGGCGCGGGCCGCGGTCCGACTCGCCGGAACCCCGTGGCGTACCAACAGCGAAGTACCCGGCCGGGAACTGCGCGGCCGCTACCACGCGGTCACCGGCGCACTGGACGAAGCCGAGCGCAGCCTGGAGCGGGGCGTGCTCACGGCCCGCGGGATCGACCGGGTGCTACGCGTCGCATGGACGGTCGCCGACCTTGTGGGGCACGACCGGCCGGACGCGACCGACGTCGCCCTGGCGCTTCAGCTGCGCACCGGCATCCCCCGAGGGGTGCCCATGGCCATCGGGGCACTGACATGACGGCCGCTGACACGTCCGAGGGCTCCGGCTCCGTCGGCGGACCGCTCGGCAGGGTCGTCCTCTGCCGGGTCATCGAGCCCGGTGACGAGACCGGCGGGCGGTGGGTACGGGAGTTCGGTGTGCGGGAGGTGGTGCGGCGGCTACTCGCGGGCGGCGAGCCGTTGCCGGGGGCGAGCGGGGCACGGTGGGCCGGGCTCGTCGCGCGGGCTCGGCGCGCCGAGCCGGAGCGGGACCTGGCGTTGGCGCACGCCGTCGGGGCGCGGTTCGTGAACCCAGGGGACCCCGAGTGGCCCAGCCAGCTCGACGATCTCAAGGACGCCAGGCCCATTGGGCTCTGGGTGCGTGGGCGGCCCGATCTGCGGATGTGGGCACTGCGGTCCGTCGCCGTAGTGGGTGCGCGGGCCTGCACCGACTACGGCGCCCATGTCGCGGCCACTCTCTCCGCCGGGCTCGCCGAACACGGGTGGGTGGTGGTGTCCGGCGGCGCCTACGGCATCGATGGTGCCGCGCACCGAGGCGCCCTCGCCGCTCATGGAGCCACCGTCGCGGTCCTGGCCTGCGGTGTCGACCGTGTCTACCCGCCCGGCAACGCCGCGCTCATCGACCGGATCGCGGAACAGGGACTTATCGTGGGCGAGTTGCCGCCGGGGGACCACCCAACACCGAGCCGGTTCATCCTCCGCAACCGGGTAATCGCCGCGCTGACCAGGGGCACGGTCGTCGTGGAGGCGGCTTGCCGCAGCGGCTCGCTCGCCACCGTGCGGGCTGCGCAGCGTCTCGGACGGTTCACCATGGGAGTGCCCGGACCGGTCACCAGCGGTTGCTCCGCCGGCGTGCACGAACTGCTGCGCGGGGAGGCGGTCCTGGTAACCGACGCGGCGGAAGTCATCGAACTCGTGGGCGGTATGGGAGAGCTGGCCCCGGTCCGGCGGGGTCCTGTTCTCCCGCGCGACTTGCTGGAACCGGCGGCCCAGGCGGTCCTTGCCGCCCTGCCCGGCAATCGCGCCGGCCCCGTCAGGGAGATCGCGCTCGGCGCAGTGACCAGCCGGGACGAGGCGATCGCGAGACTGTACGAACTCCGAGCACTTGGATACGTCGAACGACACGGCGATGACTGGAAGTTGACACGCCAGGCGATGACCTCGGTCCGGAGCACTCGTGATCCATGCTGACCGAGCGTGTTCGGCCGTCCGGGGGAACGCCCGACGCCCTTGAGGTTTCCCGGAGTTGGCGCTGCGACTGGTCACACAGAGCGACCCGTGGAGCGTGCGCCCCCGGTCGTCCGCCGGGCCCCGCGCACGGGTGGAGCCTCGCTGTTCGCACACCGCGACACCTCAGTCACGCTACGCTCACGAAGGTGGCGACGCAGACCACGTCAACTCACCATCAGACCGACAGCTCACCCAGCCAGCCCACTTCACCGCACGATCCCCACTCACCCCCACTTCGCAGCACTTCACGGCACTTCACGGCAGAACGGCACAAGGCGACGAATGCCCCAGCACACCTCCGGGTCCGACCGGGCGGCGCTCCCCCCAGCCGCCCGCGACGGTGGCAGCGTGCGGCCGCCCGCTCCCTCGACGCTCGACGAACTGTGGCGGTCGTACAAGGCGACGGGGGACGACCGGCTGCGGGAGCAGCTGATCCTGCACTACTCGCCGCTCGTGAAATACGTCGCGGGGCGGGTGAGCGTCGGCCTGCCCTCCAATGTGGAACAGGCGGACTTCGTTTCGTCCGGGGTGTTCGGGTTGATCGACGCGATCGAGAAGTTCGACATCGGACGGGAGATCAAGTTCGAGACGTATGCCATCACCCGGATCCGCGGCGCGATGATCGACGAGCTGCGGGCACTGGACTGGATCCCCCGCTCGGTCCGGCAGAAGGCACGGAACGTCGAGCGCGCCTACGCCACTCTGGAGGCCCGGCTGCACCGCACCCCGTCCGAGGGTGAGGTTGCCGTGGAATTGGGCATGGAGGTCGACGAACTGCACGCAGTGTTCAGCCAGTTGTCGTTGGCCAATGTGGTCGCTCTGGAGGAGTTGCTACACGTCGGCGGAGAGGGTGGGGATCGGCTCAGTCTCATGGACACCCTGGAGGACACCGCGGCGGACAACCCGGTCGAGGTGGCCGAGGACCGGGAGCTGCGGCGGTTCCTCGCACGGGCGATCAACACGCTGCCCGAGCGGGAGAAGACGGTCGTCACTCTGTACTACTACGAGGGGCTCACTCTCGCTGAGATCGGCAATGTGCTCGGCGTCACCGAGAGCAGGGTCAGTCAGATCCACACCAAGTCGGTGCTGCAGCTGCGGGCCAAGCTGGCAAGTTTCGGGCGCTGAGGGCCCGTGCTGCAGGCCGGTCGTCGAGTCGGCTCCCCTGCGCGGGCGCTCGTCCGTAAAGTGGTTGACGTGCCAAGGATTCGAGCGGCCTCCGTGGCCGAGCACCGGTCTATGCAACGAGCCGCCCTACTGGACGCGGCTCGGTCACTGCTGTCCGAAGGTGGGACGGAAGCGCTGACCTTTCCTGCGCTCGCCGAGCGGACGGGGCTGGCACGGTCGTCCGTGTACGAGTACTTCCGATCCCGTGCGGCCGTGGTCGAAGAACTGTGCGAGGCAGACTTCCCGCTGTGGGCGGCGGAAGTGGCATCTGCCATGGAGCACGCCGACTCTCCCGAAGGCAAGGTCGAGGCGTACGTCCGGCGGCAGCTGGCGCTGGTGGGGGACCGGCGGCATCGGGCGGTCGTCGCGATCTCCGCGAGCGAGCTGGACGCGGGGGCGCGGGAGAAGATCAGGGCGGCCCACGGAGGGCTGGTCGCAATGATCGTCGAGGCGCTGGGGGAGCTGGGGCATGCACAGCCCCAGCTGGCGGCCATGCTGTTGCAGGGGGTGGTGGACGCGGCGGTGCGGCGGATCGAGCTCGGTGCGGCTGAGGATCCCGCGGTGGTCACGGACACTGCGGTGGGCATGGCCCTGTGGGGGATCAAGGGGTGATCCCGGTTCCGGCTCCGTTTTCTGGTCGGGCTGTTGCGGGGGCCGGATCCGTACCGTCCCTGGGTACCCCCTGCTGAGGCGTAGCCTCCCGCGGTACGTCCGCTCGCGGCACTCCCCGTACCGGCAGCAGCCGCGACGGTCCTTTGCGGAGTAACCAGGGCGGCAGCAGGGACAGCGGGTCCAGGTAGGTTTCGTGCTTCAGTAGCCCCCAGTGCACGCAGGTGGCTGTCCCGCAGTGCGAGCCCGTCGGCTCCACCAGGCCCACCACCTCCCCCGCTGTCACCTCGTCCCCCTTCCGCACCGACGGGCGCACCGGCTCGTACGTGGTCCGCAAGGCGGTTCCCGCAAGCTTCAGGGATACGACACCCCTCCCCGCCACGCGCCCCGCGAACAGCACCCGGCCCGGTGCCACCGCGCGTACCGGGGCTCCGGTCGGTGCTCCCAGGTCCACCCCCCGGTGGCCGGGGCCGTACACCGTGGCCGGCGGCTCCCAGCCCCGCAGGATCGGCGGGCGAAACCCCACCGGCCAGGTGCGGCCGATCGCCGGGACCGAGGCCTGTGCGCGTGCCGGCGGTGCTGGGGGGCGGGGAGCCGCCCAAGCCAGAGGGGTGAGCGCGGCCACCGCCGGTCCCAGCAGGAAGATCGCCCATAACGAGATATAACGCATCGCTTGTCGCATGCGAACACCGTCCCGTGACCCGGCCGATCACGGGCGGACCCTGTGGATGCCTGCCCGGTTGTGGACAGTGGCGTCACCTGGTGCCCTGCCGGTCCCGTACACTTCTTCTGGCGATCCGGGTCACCGGGTCGACTTCGCACGCCCCGGTACGGCACCCGGAAACGGTTCGTACCAAGCGCCTCTCGGTCCTTCGCGGCACGGCGCGCAGTGGGCGTCAGGCGCGTCCGCCGTCCGGTGGACGCGGCACAACCGAGGAATTCAAGGAGATACGGCTATGGCCGTCGTCACGATGCGGGAGCTGCTGGAGAGCGGCGTCCACTTCGGTCACCAGACCCGTCGCTGGAACCCGAAGATGAAGCGCTTCATCTTCACCGAGCGCAACGGCATCTACATCATCGACCTGCTCCAGTCGCTGTCGTACATCGACCGCGCCTACGAGTTCGTCAAGGAGACCGTCGCCCACGGCGGTACGGTCATGTTCGTCGGCACGAAGAAGCAGGCGCAGGAGGCCATCGCCGAGCAGGCCACCCGCGTCGGCATGCCCTACGTCAACCAGCGCTGGCTGGGCGGCATGCTCACCAACTTCTCGACCGTCTACAAGCGTCTGCAGCGCCTGAAGGAGCTGGAGCAGATCGACTTCGAGGACGTCGCGTCCTCCGGTCTGACCAAGAAGGAGCTCCTGGTCCTCTCCCGCGAGAAGGCCAAGCTGGAGAAGACCCTCGGTGGTATCCGCGAGATGCAGAAGGTGCCCAGCGCCGTCTGGATCGTGGACACCAAGAAGGAGCACATCGCGGTCGGTGAGGCCCGGAAGCTGAACATTCCGGTCGTCGCGATCCTCGACACCAACTGCGACCCCGACGAGGTCGACTACAAGATCCCGGGCAACGACGACGCGATCCGCTCCGTCACCCTGCTCACCCGTGTGATCGCCGACGCTGTCGCCGAGGGCCTCATCGCCCGTTCCGGTGTCGCCACCGGCGAGAAGGGTGAGAAGGCCGCGGGCGAGCCGCTCGCCGAGTGGGAGCGCGACCTGCTCGAGGGTGAGAAGAAGGACGAGGCTCCGGCTGCCGAGGCCGAGAAGGCCGCCGAGGCCGAGAAGCCTACCGAGGCCGAGAAGCCTGCCGAGGCTGAGAAGGCCGCCGAGGGCGAGAAGGCTGCCGAGGCCGAGAAGCCTGCCGAGGGCGAGAAGGCCTGACGCCGGTCCGTCAGCGTTTGACAGCGGGGGCGGTGACATCAAGTCCGCCCCCGCTGTTCACCCGCAGGTCGGCATCGCGTACGCGTTCCGTGGCTCCATGTGGATCGCGAACCGTGCGGATCTGAAGATCTTCCAGACTTCGAGAAAGACTCACTGACTCATGGCGAACTACACCGCCGCCGACGTCAAGAAGCTCCGTGAGCTCACCGGCGCCGGCATGATGGACTGCAAGAAGGCGCTGGACGAGGCCGAGGGCAACGTCGACAAGGCTGTCGAGGCGCTGCGCATCAAGGGCCAGAAGGGCGTTGCCAAGCGCGAGGGCCGCTCCGCCGAGAACGGCGCCGTGGTGTCCATCATCGCCGACGACAACTCCTCCGGCGTCCTCGTCGAGCTGAAGTGCGAGACGGACTTCGTCGCCAAGGGCGACAAGTTCCAGGCCGTGGCCAAGGCCATCGCCGAGCACGTCGGCAAGACGAACCCGGCCGACATCGAGGCGCTGCTCGCCTCCGAGATCGAGCCCGGCAAGACTGTCCGTGCGTTCGTGGACGAGGCCAACGCCAACCTCGGCGAGAAGATCGTCCTGGACCGCTTCGCCCAGTACGCCGACGGCTACGTCACCGCCTACATGCACCGCACCATGCCCGACCTGCCCCCGCAGATCGGTGTCCTGGTCGAGTTCGACAAGCCGAACGCCGAGGTCGCCAAGGGCATCGCCCAGCACATCGCCGCCTTCGCGCCGAGGTACCTGGCCAAGGAGGACGTCCCGGCCGACATCGTCGAGTCCGAGCGTCGCATCGCCGAGGAGACCACTCGCGCCGAGGGCAAGCCCGAGGCCGCGATCACCAAGATCGTCGAGGGTCGCCTCAACGGCTTCTTCAAGGACGCCACCCTGCTGGGCCAGCCCTACGCGCTCGACAACAAGAAGTCGGTCCAGAAGGTGTTGGACGAGGCCGGTGTCACCCTGAAGCGCTTCGCGCGCATCAAGGTCGGCATCTGAGTCCGTACCGCGATCGACACCCGAACCGTGGAGAAATCCCGATAGGGTCGACCGCAGTCGTCCACGCACGCCGCCACATCCGGGCGTGCGACGGGCGGCAGCAGATCTGACGAGGAGGCCATTGCCGCGTATGGGAGCGAAGAGCGACCCCACCGGCAGTGGCCTTCTTCGTATGTGCAACACGTGAAAGAGGCGGGATCTCCCATGACCACCAAGGCCCAGAAGAGCGACGACGGCAAAGTACCCGGCCGGTTTCTGCTGAAGCTGTCCGGAGAGGCATTCTCCGGCGGCGGGGGCCTGGGCGTCGACCCGGACGTGGTCCACAAGATCGCCCGGGAGATCGCCTCCGTCGTCCGTGACGGGGCCCAGATCGCGGTAGTCATCGGTGGCGGCAACTTCTTCCGCGGTGCCGAACTCCAGCAGCGGGGCATGGACCGCGCCCGCTCCGACTACATGGGCATGCTCGGCACGGTGATGAACTGCCTCGCCCTGCAGGACTTCCTGGAGAAGGAAGGCATCGACAGCCGGGTGCAGACCGCCATCACCATGGGCCAGGTCGCCGAGCCGTACATCCCGCTGCGTGCCGTGCGCCACCTGGAGAAGGGCCGTGTGGTCATCTTCGGCGCCGGTATGGGAATGCCGTACTTCTCCACTGACACCACCGCCGCCCAGCGCGCCCTGGAGATCGACGCCGAGGCGCTGCTCATGGGCAAGAACGGTGTGGACGGGGTCTACGACTCCGACCCCAAGGCCAACCCGGACGCCGTGAAGTTCGACGCTCTCGGCTATGGCGAGGTCATCACCCGCGACCTCAAGGTCGCCGACGCCACGGCCATCACGCTGTGCCGCGACAACAAGCTCCCGATCCTCGTCTTCGAGCTTCTCGCGGAGGGCAACATCGCCCGCGCCGTCAAGGGTGAGAAGATCGGCACGTTGGTGGGTGAGCAAGCCAGCCAGGGCTGATGCCCCCGCTGGGGGATGGACAATGTCCTGCCGGTCGGGAACCGTGCAGGAAGAAGACGCGACGCAGCCGGCCGCCGCCCGACACAGGAACTGCAGCCGGGCCTTACTCAAGACACGCAGGAGCAAGTGGTGATCGAAGAGACCCTCCTCGAAGCCGAGGAGAAGATGGAGAAGGCCGTCGTGGTCGCCAAGGAGGACTTCGCCGCGATCCGCACCGGCCGTGCGCACCCGGCGATGTTCAACAAGATCGTGGCCGACTACTACGGTGCCCCTACGCCGATCAACCAGCTGGCCTCGTTCTCCGTGCCGGAGCCGCGCATGGCGGTCGTGACGCCGTTCGACAAGAGCGCACTGCGCAATATCGAGCAGGCCATCCGCGACTCCGACCTGGGCGTCAACCCCAGCAACGACGGCAACATCATTCGGGTGGTGTTCCCCGAACTCACCGAGGAGCGCCGCCGCGAGTACATCAAGGTCGCCAAGGGCAAGGGCGAGGACGCGAAGGTCTCCATCCGCTCCGTGCGCCGCAAGGCCAAGGACGCCATCGACAAGCTGATCAAGGACGGCGAGGTCGGTGAGGACGAGGGGCGTCGTGCGGAGAAGGAGCTCGACGACCTGACGGCGAAGTACGTCGCCCAGGTGGACGAGCTCCTCAAGCACAAGGAAGCGGAGCTGCTCGAAGTCTGATGAGCGACTCTTCCTGGGGGGCGCCGTCACCGGCCGGGCAGGCCGGGTACTGGGGGCACACCGTGGGTGGGCCTGTCCAGGGGGCTGCCCCGGCGGGTCCCGCGTACGATGCGCCTGAGGCGCCGCAGACTCGCCCCATGCCCATCGCGTCCGACCTGCCCGCATACGGCGGAGACCAGGACGACGACCGGGGGGCCGCTCTGCTGAGTGGTCCCCTGTTCCGAGACGAGACCTTCCAGGACCGGCCGGTCCCGGCTGAGACCCAGAATCCGGAGCCCATGCCCGACGCCCCGCAGCCGCCGCCGGCGCCGCAGAAGAAGAGCGCGGGTCGTGACCTGAGCGCGGCCATAGGGGTCGGTGTCGGACTCGGTGTGGTGATCGTCGCGTCCCTGTTCATCGTCAAGGCCGTATTCGTCGGCGTGATAGCGGTCGCGGTCGTCGTCGGCCTGTGGGAGCTGACCAGCAGACTGCAGGAACGCAAGGGCATCAGGGCACCGCTGGTACCGCTCGCGGTGGGTGGTGCGGCGATGGTGGTCGCCGGCTACGTGCGCGGCGCCGAGGGCGCCTGGGTGGCCATGGCACTGACGGCCCTGGCAGTCCTGGTCTGGCGCATGACCGAGCCACCGGAGGATTACCTCAAGGACGTCACGGCCGGTGTCTTCGCAGCCTTCTACGTGCCCTTCCTGGCCACCTTCGTCGCGCTGCTGCTCGCCGCTGACGACGGACCCTGGCGGGTCCTGACCTTCCTGCTCCTGACGGTCGTCAGCGACACGGGCGCCTACGCCGTCGGCTGGCGCTTCGGCAAACACAAGCTCGCCCCGCGCATCAGCCCCGGCAAGACCCGGGAGGGTCTGCTGGGCGCGGTGCTGTTCGCGATGGTCGCAGGCGCACTGTGCATGCAGTTCCTGATCGACGGCGGTACCTGGTGGCAGGGACTGCTGCTGGGCCTCGCGGTCGCGGCCAGTGCCACCCTGGGCGACCTCGGCGAGTCCATGATCAAGCGCGACCTGGGCATCAAGGACATGGGCACCTTGCTCCCCGGACACGGCGGCATCATGGACCGGCTGGACTCGCTGCTGCCCACGGCTCCCGTGGTGTGGCTGCTGATGGTGGGGTTCGTCGGCTCCGCGTGAGTTTCCGCGCTCCGTACGGCTTGCGGGCCTCTGTCCTGTGCACAGGGCGGGGGCCCGTCGCCGTCCCGGCTCCGGCGCACTCGGGCGTGTGTGCACGGCCGCGATGGTCGTACGGTCGTACGAGGGGGACCATTCTGGGCACAGGGCCCTCCGGTCTCCGTGCCGGGGCCTCGGGAGACAGCTGAAAGGAGGGCGCCATGTCCGCCTTCCACGAGGAGATAGACATCGACCGGACGCCCGGTGACGTCTGGGCGTACGTGACCGATCCCAACCGTCTGCCGGAATGGCAGCAGAGCGCGGTGTCGGTCGAGCAGCTGGACGACGGCCCGCTGGCTCTGGGGTCCCGGCTCCGGATCACTCGGCACGTCGGCCGCCGTGACATGCCGATGACCATGCGGATCACCGAGTTCGAACCCCCACGCACCTGGGGCATGCGCGGTATCGACGGCCCGGTCCGGGGCCTCGTCCACGGCGAGGTCACACCGCTCGCCGACGGCCGCACCCGCGTGACCATGGACCTGGACTTCGAGGGCCACGGCATCGGCAAAGTGCTGGTGCCCCTGGTCGTGCGCCCACAGGTCCGCAAGGAACTGCCGCACAACGAGCGTCTGCTCAAGGAGCACCTGGAGCACACCGGAGGGTAGCCCGGTTCACGGCGAGTCGGTGTTGACAGGGAGCGGGTACCCTGGAGGGGCCCGTGGCGCCCAGCCGTGGGCCCCTGATTCGTTCCCGCCCTCGCGGGGCTGCCCTGTGAGGTCTCCCCGCTCCGGCATCGCTGTGCCGTGGCCCCCGCCGACGCGGGGGTGCGAGGCCCCGTCGTCCTGAGGAG contains:
- a CDS encoding YifB family Mg chelatase-like AAA ATPase translates to MGFARTCSVALVGVEGVAVEVQADLEPGVAAFTLVGLPDKSLSESRDRVRAAVVNSGGEWPQKKLTVGLSPASVPKAGSGFDLAVACAVLGAAARIDPRVLADIVMIGELGLDGRVRPVRGILPAVLAAAEAGYEQVVVPECAAAEASLVPGVSVLGVRSLRQLVAVLADEPVPEEEPVGQGRVDPLLAGLRMPGTGASTGVHHVGEAQHDHEHDLADVVGQTSARTAVEVAAAGGHHLFLEGPPGAGKTMLAERLPAVLPPLTREESLEVTAVHSVAGLLPPGKPLIDVAPYCAPHHSATMQSLVGGGPGVARPGAVSLAHRGVLFLDEAPEFRSRSLDALRQPLESGHVVIARSAGVVRFPARFLMVLAANPCPCGRFSMRDSPCECPPSAIRRYQARLSGPLLDRVDLRVEVDPVTRAQLTEPGARGESTATVADRVRRARARAAVRLAGTPWRTNSEVPGRELRGRYHAVTGALDEAERSLERGVLTARGIDRVLRVAWTVADLVGHDRPDATDVALALQLRTGIPRGVPMAIGALT
- the dprA gene encoding DNA-processing protein DprA produces the protein MTAADTSEGSGSVGGPLGRVVLCRVIEPGDETGGRWVREFGVREVVRRLLAGGEPLPGASGARWAGLVARARRAEPERDLALAHAVGARFVNPGDPEWPSQLDDLKDARPIGLWVRGRPDLRMWALRSVAVVGARACTDYGAHVAATLSAGLAEHGWVVVSGGAYGIDGAAHRGALAAHGATVAVLACGVDRVYPPGNAALIDRIAEQGLIVGELPPGDHPTPSRFILRNRVIAALTRGTVVVEAACRSGSLATVRAAQRLGRFTMGVPGPVTSGCSAGVHELLRGEAVLVTDAAEVIELVGGMGELAPVRRGPVLPRDLLEPAAQAVLAALPGNRAGPVREIALGAVTSRDEAIARLYELRALGYVERHGDDWKLTRQAMTSVRSTRDPC
- the whiG gene encoding RNA polymerase sigma factor WhiG — its product is MPQHTSGSDRAALPPAARDGGSVRPPAPSTLDELWRSYKATGDDRLREQLILHYSPLVKYVAGRVSVGLPSNVEQADFVSSGVFGLIDAIEKFDIGREIKFETYAITRIRGAMIDELRALDWIPRSVRQKARNVERAYATLEARLHRTPSEGEVAVELGMEVDELHAVFSQLSLANVVALEELLHVGGEGGDRLSLMDTLEDTAADNPVEVAEDRELRRFLARAINTLPEREKTVVTLYYYEGLTLAEIGNVLGVTESRVSQIHTKSVLQLRAKLASFGR
- a CDS encoding TetR/AcrR family transcriptional regulator, giving the protein MAEHRSMQRAALLDAARSLLSEGGTEALTFPALAERTGLARSSVYEYFRSRAAVVEELCEADFPLWAAEVASAMEHADSPEGKVEAYVRRQLALVGDRRHRAVVAISASELDAGAREKIRAAHGGLVAMIVEALGELGHAQPQLAAMLLQGVVDAAVRRIELGAAEDPAVVTDTAVGMALWGIKG
- the rpsB gene encoding 30S ribosomal protein S2, which produces MAVVTMRELLESGVHFGHQTRRWNPKMKRFIFTERNGIYIIDLLQSLSYIDRAYEFVKETVAHGGTVMFVGTKKQAQEAIAEQATRVGMPYVNQRWLGGMLTNFSTVYKRLQRLKELEQIDFEDVASSGLTKKELLVLSREKAKLEKTLGGIREMQKVPSAVWIVDTKKEHIAVGEARKLNIPVVAILDTNCDPDEVDYKIPGNDDAIRSVTLLTRVIADAVAEGLIARSGVATGEKGEKAAGEPLAEWERDLLEGEKKDEAPAAEAEKAAEAEKPTEAEKPAEAEKAAEGEKAAEAEKPAEGEKA
- the tsf gene encoding translation elongation factor Ts; amino-acid sequence: MANYTAADVKKLRELTGAGMMDCKKALDEAEGNVDKAVEALRIKGQKGVAKREGRSAENGAVVSIIADDNSSGVLVELKCETDFVAKGDKFQAVAKAIAEHVGKTNPADIEALLASEIEPGKTVRAFVDEANANLGEKIVLDRFAQYADGYVTAYMHRTMPDLPPQIGVLVEFDKPNAEVAKGIAQHIAAFAPRYLAKEDVPADIVESERRIAEETTRAEGKPEAAITKIVEGRLNGFFKDATLLGQPYALDNKKSVQKVLDEAGVTLKRFARIKVGI
- the pyrH gene encoding UMP kinase, coding for MTTKAQKSDDGKVPGRFLLKLSGEAFSGGGGLGVDPDVVHKIAREIASVVRDGAQIAVVIGGGNFFRGAELQQRGMDRARSDYMGMLGTVMNCLALQDFLEKEGIDSRVQTAITMGQVAEPYIPLRAVRHLEKGRVVIFGAGMGMPYFSTDTTAAQRALEIDAEALLMGKNGVDGVYDSDPKANPDAVKFDALGYGEVITRDLKVADATAITLCRDNKLPILVFELLAEGNIARAVKGEKIGTLVGEQASQG
- the frr gene encoding ribosome recycling factor, with the protein product MIEETLLEAEEKMEKAVVVAKEDFAAIRTGRAHPAMFNKIVADYYGAPTPINQLASFSVPEPRMAVVTPFDKSALRNIEQAIRDSDLGVNPSNDGNIIRVVFPELTEERRREYIKVAKGKGEDAKVSIRSVRRKAKDAIDKLIKDGEVGEDEGRRAEKELDDLTAKYVAQVDELLKHKEAELLEV
- a CDS encoding phosphatidate cytidylyltransferase; its protein translation is MSDSSWGAPSPAGQAGYWGHTVGGPVQGAAPAGPAYDAPEAPQTRPMPIASDLPAYGGDQDDDRGAALLSGPLFRDETFQDRPVPAETQNPEPMPDAPQPPPAPQKKSAGRDLSAAIGVGVGLGVVIVASLFIVKAVFVGVIAVAVVVGLWELTSRLQERKGIRAPLVPLAVGGAAMVVAGYVRGAEGAWVAMALTALAVLVWRMTEPPEDYLKDVTAGVFAAFYVPFLATFVALLLAADDGPWRVLTFLLLTVVSDTGAYAVGWRFGKHKLAPRISPGKTREGLLGAVLFAMVAGALCMQFLIDGGTWWQGLLLGLAVAASATLGDLGESMIKRDLGIKDMGTLLPGHGGIMDRLDSLLPTAPVVWLLMVGFVGSA
- a CDS encoding SRPBCC family protein; the protein is MSAFHEEIDIDRTPGDVWAYVTDPNRLPEWQQSAVSVEQLDDGPLALGSRLRITRHVGRRDMPMTMRITEFEPPRTWGMRGIDGPVRGLVHGEVTPLADGRTRVTMDLDFEGHGIGKVLVPLVVRPQVRKELPHNERLLKEHLEHTGG